The following are from one region of the Oncorhynchus nerka isolate Pitt River linkage group LG8, Oner_Uvic_2.0, whole genome shotgun sequence genome:
- the LOC135572747 gene encoding inner nuclear membrane protein Man1-like, translating into MYDMVERIIGVLRIHNASCQENNDLQPYLPIPHVRDSLVQPQDRKKLKKVWDRAVTFLSANESRIRTESQRIGGADFLVWRWLQPSLSCDQISLIPSKVWQGKAFPLDRRNSPPNSLTPCLKIRNMFDPVMEVGENWHLAIHEAILEKCCDNDGIVHIAVDKNSREGCVYVKCLSAEHSGKAFKALHGSWFDGKLVTVKYLRLDRYHQRFPQAQGCTTSLKPSNTYMNTMSRLRHHTSPDSSSNTNSLGFS; encoded by the exons ATGTATGACATGGTGGAGAGAATCATAGGTGTTCTGAGGATCCACAACGCGTCCTGTCAGGAGAACAATGACCTCCAGCCCTACCTGCCCATCCCTCACGTCAGAGACTCCCTGGTTCAGCCCCAGGACAG AAAGAAGCTGAAGAAGGTCTGGGACCGGGCTGTGACCTTCCTCTCAGCCAATGAGAGCCGTATCAGGACAGAGTCTCAGCGGATTGGCGGAGCCGACTTCCTGGTGTGGAGGTGGCTCCAGCCCTCTCTGAGCTGCGACCAGATCTCACTCATCCCCTCCAAAGTCTGGCAGGGCAAAG cgTTCCCTCTGGACAGGAGGAACTCTCCCCCCAACAGTTTAACACCGTGTCTGAAGATCAGAAACATGTTTGATCCAGTCAT ggAGGTTGGTGAAAACTGGCATCTGGCCATCCACGAGGCCATCTTGGAGAAGTGTTGTGACAACGACGGCATCGTCCACATCGCTGTCGACAAGAACTCCAGAGAG ggatgtGTCTATGTGAAGTGTCTGTCAGCAGAACACTCAGGGAAAGCCTTCAAGGCGCTACATGGCTCCTGGTTCGATG GTAAGCTGGTGACGGTGAAGTACCTGCGTCTGGACCGTTACCACCAGCGTTTCCCTCAGGCCCAGGGCTGTACCACCTCCCTGAAGCCCTCGAACACCTACATGAACACCATGTCCAGACTACGTCACCACACCAGCCCTGACAGCAGCTCTAACACGAACTCTCTAGGCTTCtcctga